A DNA window from Aureibaculum sp. 2308TA14-22 contains the following coding sequences:
- a CDS encoding DUF7507 domain-containing protein has product MKQHYQHINQISMNSFRRFVVLILLGFLVFNANAQTPSLTITNVETIGNTGVSEAGTVLNYRIELFNNGDQDLTGVTISDVLNGTGLTLTGPTESISTNNVLNVGEIWTYTTSYTVTAPNITAGSDLVNTATVTTAETGVANFTAVRTVTIYEDDYDEVTITVKSTVVAPVSNGDIAECDSGQTLNANDALVSTTDVVWYDAIVGGSTVANPTQTGVGSVTYYAEQTDPATSCSSETRTAVTLTINALPTATISYAGTPYCATGTASVTQTGQAGGTYSSTAGLVINGTTGAINLATSTPGTYTVTYSFTDGTCPNTTTTSVTINALPTATISYAGTPYCATGTASVTQTGQAGGTYSSTAGLVVNGTTGAINLATSTPGTYTVTYSFTDGTCPNTTTTSVTINA; this is encoded by the coding sequence ATGAAACAACACTACCAACATATTAACCAAATATCAATGAATAGCTTTAGAAGATTTGTAGTCCTTATTTTATTAGGATTTTTGGTGTTTAATGCTAATGCACAAACCCCTTCTCTTACAATTACTAATGTTGAGACTATTGGTAACACTGGAGTCTCGGAAGCAGGAACTGTACTAAATTACAGGATAGAGCTGTTCAATAATGGTGACCAAGACTTAACAGGTGTGACTATTTCTGATGTATTGAACGGAACAGGGTTAACCCTTACAGGCCCAACAGAAAGTATTTCTACTAATAATGTATTAAATGTTGGTGAAATTTGGACCTATACCACTTCATATACAGTTACAGCACCAAATATAACCGCTGGATCTGATTTAGTTAATACAGCAACAGTAACTACAGCTGAAACGGGAGTAGCTAATTTTACTGCGGTTAGAACAGTTACAATTTATGAAGATGATTATGATGAGGTTACCATTACAGTTAAAAGTACGGTTGTAGCTCCAGTAAGTAATGGAGATATTGCGGAATGTGATTCCGGTCAAACTTTAAATGCAAATGATGCGTTGGTGTCAACAACAGATGTGGTATGGTATGATGCCATCGTTGGAGGAAGCACAGTAGCCAACCCTACGCAAACAGGTGTTGGTTCGGTAACCTATTATGCTGAACAAACTGACCCTGCTACTAGTTGTTCTAGCGAAACAAGAACAGCAGTAACTTTAACAATTAATGCCTTACCAACAGCCACAATTTCGTATGCAGGTACGCCTTATTGTGCTACGGGTACAGCATCTGTTACTCAAACAGGTCAAGCGGGCGGAACGTATAGTAGTACAGCAGGTTTAGTAATTAATGGAACTACAGGAGCAATCAATTTAGCAACAAGTACACCAGGTACGTATACGGTTACATATAGTTTTACAGATGGTACTTGTCCAAATACAACTACTACATCGGTAACAATTAATGCCTTACCAACAGCCACAATTTCATATGCAGGTACGCCTTATTGTGCTACGGGTACAGCATCTGTTACTCAAACAGGTCAAGCGGGCGGAACGTATAGTAGTACAGCAGGCTTAGTAGTTAATGGAACTACAGGAGCAATCAATTTAGCAACAAGTACACCAGGTACGTATACGGTTACATATAGTTTTACAGATGGTACTTGTCCAAATACAACTACTACATCGGTAACAATTAATGCCT